A stretch of the Tistrella bauzanensis genome encodes the following:
- a CDS encoding FAD-dependent oxidoreductase → MATPPGGTPLTGTGRTHHPSTGAGRRVVVVGAGPAGLAATEKLLAHGLQPVVVAPGEDWGGRAFVAASEADPTSPAGDVDFLRFRGRAARLRAAVKLITGHVAWAIEDNSLLLSGRDGIKRLGFDRLVLATGAETRPIPLPGSHLAGVFDLGTLYRAPEKAGDTPLGLRPVLIGGGPGLYEVADRLVRAGRRLTAVIDLDPDPWRRGPIGADSGRPGTGLSRWLRLVGRDVPVLTGITRLRVEGIDRVERLIATDARGEVRDIACDTVGVGHGMVADYRLLASAGVGLTFDADRRGFTPQLDADGRVPERPGLYVAGEAGPHPRPAVADRLGAAAGLAVASDLGIAEARIELARMTPLLSHDRRTGAEIAVDHPYPTGWVMAQDDDALIDPSSGLTLGHLKQVSARHRLDRLTRAAAILGVDMSRAGGLARAAVLAELIAALGALPLAGLGTAQAEAPSTPVPLGMLAAAARGGLPMMTETVA, encoded by the coding sequence ATGGCGACACCGCCCGGCGGCACGCCGCTTACCGGAACAGGCCGAACGCATCATCCGTCCACCGGCGCCGGCCGGCGCGTCGTGGTGGTGGGCGCAGGCCCCGCCGGCCTTGCCGCCACGGAAAAGCTGCTTGCCCATGGCCTGCAGCCTGTGGTGGTGGCCCCCGGCGAAGACTGGGGTGGCCGGGCCTTCGTCGCCGCGTCGGAAGCCGACCCCACATCGCCCGCAGGCGATGTCGATTTCCTCAGATTTCGCGGGCGGGCGGCACGTTTGCGTGCGGCGGTTAAGCTGATCACCGGTCATGTCGCCTGGGCGATCGAGGATAACAGCCTGCTGCTGTCGGGTCGCGACGGCATCAAGCGCCTGGGATTCGACCGGCTGGTGCTGGCCACCGGCGCCGAAACCCGCCCGATCCCGCTGCCCGGCAGCCATCTGGCGGGGGTGTTCGATCTGGGCACCTTGTATCGTGCGCCGGAAAAAGCCGGGGACACCCCGCTTGGCCTGCGCCCGGTGCTGATCGGCGGCGGTCCCGGCCTTTATGAAGTGGCCGACCGGCTGGTCCGTGCCGGCCGCCGGCTGACCGCGGTCATCGACCTCGATCCCGATCCCTGGCGCCGTGGCCCGATCGGCGCCGATAGCGGCCGTCCGGGCACCGGGCTCAGCCGCTGGCTGCGACTGGTCGGCCGCGACGTGCCGGTGCTGACCGGCATCACCCGCCTGCGGGTCGAGGGCATCGACCGGGTCGAGCGGCTGATCGCCACCGATGCCCGCGGCGAGGTGCGCGACATCGCCTGCGACACCGTGGGTGTCGGCCATGGCATGGTCGCCGATTACCGACTGCTGGCCTCGGCCGGCGTCGGGCTGACCTTCGACGCCGACCGGCGCGGGTTCACGCCGCAACTGGATGCGGACGGCCGGGTGCCGGAGCGGCCGGGGCTGTATGTCGCGGGCGAAGCCGGCCCCCATCCGCGTCCGGCGGTTGCCGACCGGCTGGGGGCGGCGGCAGGTCTGGCGGTCGCATCCGATCTGGGCATCGCCGAGGCCCGGATCGAGCTGGCCCGGATGACGCCGCTTCTATCCCATGACCGCCGCACCGGCGCCGAGATCGCGGTCGACCATCCCTATCCCACCGGCTGGGTGATGGCGCAGGATGACGACGCGCTGATCGATCCGTCGAGCGGCCTGACCCTTGGCCATCTGAAGCAGGTATCGGCCCGTCACCGGCTGGACCGGCTGACCCGCGCCGCTGCTATTCTGGGGGTCGACATGTCGCGCGCAGGCGGCCTTGCCCGCGCCGCCGTGCTGGCCGAATTGATCGCGGCCCTGGGTGCCCTGCCGCTGGCGGGGCTGGGCACCGCTCAGGCGGAGGCCCCGTCGACACCTGTGCCGCTGGGCATGCTGGCAGCAGCAGCCCGCGGCGGATTGCCCATGATGACGGAGACCGTGGCATGA
- a CDS encoding N-acetyltransferase, which produces MTELVVTYFEMTSPPDRHGRSKMPAGQYALLRAWNMPVHFYRYLHEGAQATALRPERLGLDDAAIADILSDEQIEIFVLYVAGVPAGFAELDRRAEDEAIEIAYHGLMPEYVGLSFRGFLLDQVVDIAWSYRPTRLWACCSNLDHPKAMQTYQRGGFGVFRQERKPMPAGRVGSDRSRNAGDLSGIGAGNGADLSNIVPGPAGEAPT; this is translated from the coding sequence ATGACAGAGCTTGTCGTCACCTATTTCGAGATGACGTCCCCGCCGGACCGTCATGGCCGCAGCAAGATGCCAGCCGGCCAGTATGCGCTGCTGCGTGCGTGGAACATGCCGGTGCATTTCTATCGCTATCTGCACGAGGGGGCGCAGGCGACGGCGCTGCGCCCGGAACGGCTGGGCCTGGACGATGCCGCCATCGCCGATATCCTGTCCGACGAGCAGATCGAGATCTTCGTGCTCTATGTCGCCGGCGTGCCGGCGGGCTTCGCCGAACTCGACCGCCGGGCCGAGGACGAGGCGATCGAGATCGCCTATCACGGGCTGATGCCGGAATATGTCGGGCTCAGCTTCCGGGGCTTTCTGCTCGATCAGGTGGTGGATATCGCCTGGAGCTATCGCCCCACCCGGCTCTGGGCCTGCTGCTCCAACCTGGACCATCCGAAGGCGATGCAGACCTATCAGCGTGGCGGGTTCGGGGTGTTCCGGCAGGAACGCAAGCCCATGCCGGCCGGCCGCGTCGGCAGCGATCGCAGCCGCAATGCCGGCGATCTGTCGGGCATCGGGGCCGGCAACGGCGCCGATCTTTCCAACATCGTGCCAGGCCCCGCCGGGGAGGCCCCGACATGA